CGATGAGCGAGCACGGCATTGTACTGGAGGATGACCGGCAGGGAGAGCTCCCGGTTGAACTGCCAGTTCCACTTGGAGCGGAGGATGTGGTTGTTGAAGATGCTGGCGCCGCTCGCGCGGTCGGTCAAGCGCGTGAAGAGATAGGTGTTGTCGACTCGCAAGGCAGTCATCGGCCTCAAGGTGAATCCCAGGCCGCCGTTTGACGAGTTGGCGAGCACCGGTTCCTGGCCCGCGGGAGGGAGGAAATTCAGGGCCGTGCCCCAGAAATAGTTCGCCCGGAAGCTGACCTGGGGGAGGTAGTTGGTGAGGAAAGAGAAGCCCTTGAAGTTCACGGCAAAGTCACGATTTTCCGCCAGCACGGGGAACTCCTGCGGCCGCAGGCGTTCGCGCCGAGCATCAGCAAACAAGTTGAGAAAGGTCTGCCCGGTGAATTCCCAACGGACGCCGGATCGGTAAGCCCAGTCCAGGCGCGTGCCACTGTGGTCCCAGATGCGGTGCATGAAGAAGTTGGGGCCCCAGGAGATCAAGCGCTTGCCTTCCGGGCGGAACTGATACTCGACGGATTGGCCGATGCGGCGGAAGTCCGCCCGGCGAAGAAACCCGGGCTGGGTGCGAAAGCCAGGGCTGCGATCGTTGTATTCGATGAGGTAGAAGAACTGCCGCCCGCTGCGCTCCAACTGGATGTCATAAGCCGGCCCGGCCAGGCGGTTGCCGTCCGGAAACTTGGTCGAACTGGCCACCCCCTGGAAGCGCGCCACCCAGTTCTGCCCCAGCCTGAACCGTCCGTCGAGGCCGCCGATCCGGTTGAAGCTGTTTTCAAATTCACGGTCGGTGAAGATGAGACCCAGAGTGGACTGGCGGCCAATATCGCGGTTGATCCGCACGATGCCGAAATAGGCCCGCTTGCCGTGCAGAGGGTCGCCCGGGGGCACGCGCTTGCCGGGCGACTCATCGTCCATTACGAAGGCCCCCAGCGCCCACGGCCCCACCTTGCCCGTCAGCCGCACCCCAAATTGCGGGTCAGCAATCCGCCGGGTGAAAAGGAGAGCGATGGGAGTTTGAAAGTAGCTGGCGTTCTCCAAGAAAAACGGCCGCTTCTCGGGAAAGAACACCTCAAAGCGTTCGTTGACGGTCACCTGCGGCTCGTCCGACTCCACCTGGCTGAAGTCGGGATTGAGCGCCACGTCGAGCACGAGGCTGTCTTTCAACACAAACTTGGCGTCGAGGCCGGCGTCGAAATCAGCTCGCTCGCGGACAAAGCGCGGCGCCAGGGGGTCGCGGGTGTCCAGCGCACGAAACGAGCGGAACACCCCGTAGGGAATCATCTGAAGGTTTCGCCCCGGCGAGATGTTCTCCAGCCCCTCGAGCGACCCGGACTGATTCAGTTGGCCCTCGATGCGGCTGGAGATGTGGGGCCAGTAGGTGTCTTCATTCAAGCGGGGGATCTCGCGGTTGAAGATGATGCCCCAGGTTTGCTTGGAGGTGGACGGGAAGCGCAGGCTCTTGAAGGGGATGGCCATCCAGACGACGTAACCTTGGCCGGTGCGTTTGCCGCGCGAGTGCCACAGCGCGTCAAAGGAAAGGTCAGCGCCTTGCCCCTCGGTTTGGAGCGAGTCGGCCTGTATCCCCAGGGGGTTGGCGGAGAAGGCGTAGGCACGCCGCTGGTCATGAGTAGGTGTCGAGGATCACGCCGACGTTGTCATCGCCCAAGATGCTTTCGCGCCAGCCCATACGCGCACGGATTTTGAGGGGCTCCGAGTCGAAGCAAACGAAAATCAGGTAAAGGTGCTTATCGTCATAACCGAGATAGACGACGGTGCGCTGGGTGGACGGCTGGCCGTCCTTGGGTTGACGCTGGATGAAGCCCTCCACCATCGCCAATCGTCCCGCAGCCTCGCCCTGGGGTGCCATGCTCAGAAAGTTTTCGATTCCTGGCGGAGGACTAACCTTCGGAACAACTAGCAGCGGGCGTGCAGGAGTTGTGTCTGGCGCAGCCCCGGGAGCGTTCAGCGGCCCCAACAACATGCCCAGCATGACGACCGCGCCCATGGCGCCGCCCTTAGGGCTCCACTCCCCCACTGTTCCCACCTCGGGCTGACGACTTGTACCTCTTCAACTACGATGGCCTAGACGCGAGAGGGCCCCATTATGTTAACAGAGCAAAGGGGGAGGTCAGCCGAGAAACCTCTCCAGAGTAACCTCGGGCGTTGTCGTCGGGCTCGCCGGACGCGGAATCGCCAGGCGCGGGTATCACAGACGAAAGGAAAGGGCTTTGTTTACCGCGGGCGGCAGCGGGGCAGCCGGTTCGGACGGGGCAAGCCAGGCGCGTGAGCTCGTTCAGAATGATGGGTGACACTTTGATAGAGTGTCCCCATGCACATCATCTCAGCAAGAGTGCCCCGCGCCAGATCACCGGGAGCGGGGACAGATAAACACGATGCGGGTCGTCTCCGGCAGGCGCCCCAATTGAGCGCGCAGCTCTCGTGTGGCCAGCCGTGCGGCCTCGCCCGCCAGCGCCCCGACTTGTTCCGGAACAAGCCACAGCGCATAGAGGTCGGCGCGGCGCGCATAGGAGTAATCCTGATAAACCGGTCCCGCCTCGGGGGACGCCCGGGCCAGTTCCAGCAAGCAATCCCAGAAGCTGCGTGAGCGGAACAAGCGCTTGCGCGAGGCCACATTCCGGCCGACTTCGAAAGTCGCCCCTTCGACTGCGCTCAGGGCAGGCGCGGCGACCCGCGACGGCTGGCCGCCGCTTTCGAGCAGCACCGCGACGCACTCCTCGGCGCGAAACGCCCGCGTCGGGTCGGCATCGGGAAAGCGGGCGAGCATTTCCGCCACCGCTTCCGGCTCCACCTCCAGCCTCTCCCACCAGTAACGATACATGTTGTAAACCAGCGTGCCCGCATGCAGGATTTCGCGGACGCGCTCGGGATGTTTTCCGGTGGCGGTAAGGATCATTCCGACCAGTTCTTCGGCAGTGAATGGCTGCCGCAGGATCGGCCGCAGGCTGACGTAGTCGGCCTCTTCCTCAGTAAACCGAACCGCAATTTTTTCAGGAAAGCCCATAAGGAAAAGAGCGG
The DNA window shown above is from Candidatus Acidiferrales bacterium and carries:
- a CDS encoding DUF5916 domain-containing protein, with amino-acid sequence MAIPFKSLRFPSTSKQTWGIIFNREIPRLNEDTYWPHISSRIEGQLNQSGSLEGLENISPGRNLQMIPYGVFRSFRALDTRDPLAPRFVRERADFDAGLDAKFVLKDSLVLDVALNPDFSQVESDEPQVTVNERFEVFFPEKRPFFLENASYFQTPIALLFTRRIADPQFGVRLTGKVGPWALGAFVMDDESPGKRVPPGDPLHGKRAYFGIVRINRDIGRQSTLGLIFTDREFENSFNRIGGLDGRFRLGQNWVARFQGVASSTKFPDGNRLAGPAYDIQLERSGRQFFYLIEYNDRSPGFRTQPGFLRRADFRRIGQSVEYQFRPEGKRLISWGPNFFMHRIWDHSGTRLDWAYRSGVRWEFTGQTFLNLFADARRERLRPQEFPVLAENRDFAVNFKGFSFLTNYLPQVSFRANYFWGTALNFLPPAGQEPVLANSSNGGLGFTLRPMTALRVDNTYLFTRLTDRASGASIFNNHILRSKWNWQFNRELSLPVILQYNAVLAHRKLTALETTKNFNADFLLTYLLNPGTAFYVGYNSNLQNIDLVPTATGSEIVRTGRFLNDAKGFFVKFSYLFRF